A stretch of Triticum aestivum cultivar Chinese Spring chromosome 1D, IWGSC CS RefSeq v2.1, whole genome shotgun sequence DNA encodes these proteins:
- the LOC123178285 gene encoding uncharacterized protein, whose protein sequence is MAAAMRFAAGVQRAQSVYKAVVSPLVEGERRRLMPRLINGGRPAYFPQRSMSSGGDGCNTALKQPCAKPALDLDAKRAWGGRQIAEIETKKHDLFYQLAELDSRFPSRNKYFRENRELIHHLFGHIEPNPSDTLWRFCRARERLNKWLVYGLPTMLATWMYLDSDGWKEMFADILGVSS, encoded by the exons ATGGCGGCGGCGATGCGATTTGCGGCCGGAGTCCAGCGAGCCCAGTCCGTTTACAAAGCCGTCGTCTCGCCGCTGGTTGAGGGTGAGCGTCGCCGGCTGATGCCAAGGCTTATcaacggcggccgacctgcgtatTTTCCTCAAAGATCTATGTCCTCGGGCGGCGACGGCTGCAACACCGCTTTGAAG CAACCCTGTGCAAAACCCGCGCTAGACCTCGACGCCAAGAGAGCATGGGGCGGTCGTCAGATAGCAGAAATCGAGACCAAGAAACACGATCTCTTCTACCAGCTCGCTGAGCTTGATAGCAGATTCCCCTCGCGTAACAAGTACTTCCGAGAGAACAGGGAGCTTATCCACCATCTCTTCGGACACATTGAGCCCAATCCCAGTGACACCCTATG GCGCTTCTGTCGTGCAAGAGAAAGATTGAATAAATGGCTGGTATATGGACTGCCTACAATGCTTGCCACTTGGATGTATCTGGATTCGGATGGATGGAAAGAGATGTTTGCTGATATCCTTGGAGTTAGTAGCTAA